The region ATTCGGCCCGACACCgaccacaacaaaaaaaacacaaatacaTATAGAACTTTTATGATGTAATGATTTCTTAACACACCGGACCCTAACTCATTCACATAGCGCAGAAAATCCTCAGAAATAGCCAGGACTCTGAGAGCTGCAATTTTGATATAAGTGAAAATGGCCGCCACATGACTCAACGCCCGCAAAGCACACTGGTTGAGAGGGACCTTTAATTTTGAAGACAAATATTTCATTGAACGAGACGATTTGAACTATGCAAAACATGTCGCATGTTTGCGGTGCAGATTGTTTCCACGCTCCAGTGATTTTCTCGGTGCCCTTTGCGtcctaaaataattttattacactgaaacatgtcattctctcaattttttttaaagtaagtgtgggaaaatgtttttgtccgACGAGATTGACTGAATGTCAGGCAAAACCTTGTCCCTGGCCTGACATAAGACAGgcttacagaaaaaaaattatttgcaggcttggACAGTTGACCGATACACCACCAACATATGACCGATATTTGGTCGAGGTGCATCGACGCAATATCGACCGATACTCAGCCAATAGTTGATTGCTCTGTCAACCGAATATCAGTCAACACTTGACCGACTATCAACCACCTCGCGACCAATGATCGATCGACTGTCTATATCGATCGAGTGTCAACCAATACAGCAGTCGATATAGGGGTCGACGTTACCTACAGTAAACATGATCCCTTGTTTTCATTCGGCAGAAAGCTCTCTGAATTGTTGGAGTAAATCAACCAACTGCCTGTACAGAACGGGCCATCCCTAGCCTCCAACGCAGAAGGGAGGTAGCCGCACTCACAGTGCTTTACAAAATGCACACCTCTCAGTGTTCCAGAGAACTCTAGGAACTGTTACCATGTCCTTATACATCCGACAGAACAACTCGTGCCAGCTCATCCATGCCTTGGCAATGCCCAATCATGCCTTGGCCATGCCTCATGCTAAAAAGTCAACATTCGACAGAACCTTCCTTCATCTGCAATTAGGATATGGAACGCCCTCCCTGAAACCATCGTAGGAAAAATTAAGAGTGACAGTGTTCAATCTTTAAGAGAGAGTCTCTCTAAAAGCGGTCCACTGCGTTTTGGGTTGGAAAATCAAtttcctttaaactttgccCATGAATGTATCTTGGTCCAAAAGTAATTGAAAAGGCATtagtttttggaaatatttcaaaatgaaatttttgagaCGAAAATCGTTCTAGTGCCCGGCGGCCAACTTTTTTGCATTGACGAATAGTAAAAATAGCGCGTATTGCCGAGTTAACCACTTCAAAGTTTTTTACCTTTAacgatttttttcacttcccaGGTTTAAATTGGTCCTTAAAAGATGTAAAGCACGCAATTTTGAGCCTTCAAAAGCAACTCAtatttaataaatattttttgatcTATACCCACCTTGCTGAAGGTGGGAAAGGGCTCAAAAATgcatatttgcattttttagaTTACGGACAAAGTCacagtttgttttcatattaCCAACGTAAAGTTCTGGTGAATATCTTTAAAAGAAGTCGATTTACAGTTaacattattaattaaaaccTATCCTAATTGATCATTATACAGCTAGCGTTGGCTCCACTGAAGTAACATTTTTCACTAGAGAAGTGCCGAGTACCGAAAGCAGTAATTACTGCTGACGTAAGTGCGAAAGGCGGCCCAGCATTTTAAGCGGTCAAAACCgaaatcttttcttctttctattttattgCATAAGTATTCCCAAAAAAGCTCTAAAGTACAAAATATGGATTATAAACTATTTTGTCTGTGATGCTAAATTGGACTTGCGTGAAGGCTGGTAAGTGtgtattgaaaacaatgatgaccaaaatgaacaaaatttgtCACCCTAATGTGCTAAAAGTTCGCTGAAATCACAATATGTTTTTATGTTTCCctgtttttgaacatttatttcattggtctaaatagatattttgtttaaaagaagTGGGGATTTTGCTCAGTGCCAGGataaaaacagtaaaatgtCACGCAATCCAAGATTTCAAGGGTCccatatttttttgcaaacagAGACAACAAATTATTTACGACTTTACttacttttaaaaattagaCTGGTGTTCTCAtcgtttttgtattttgaaaaggtttgaattttttctgcttttcgttttaatttcctttcattCGGATGTTATTTTGAATATACTGTTTTTTGGAGGAATTGCGGGCCAAATACATATTCTATTTTAAATGAGTGTGCGACAGCCCGATTCATCAAATTGTACAAAATACATTTGGTTACAGTTTGCGTAAAAAGTAGTGGCAACAAACTATGGACAAAAGCACTAAAAAGAAACTGATTTGATTAGTGCAGCCGCCATATGCCACTCAAgagtttgttattttttttctgcgagCTACTGTAAATTTAACGAATATGGTGTTAGCGTGCTTTTTGTCGAGTTTATCGAAGTATAACGGAACATGTGGTACTTCAAGACCTGTGACAGAATCTGTTTGCCTAGAAGATTGTACCGACAACATTTCAAGCCATTTGAACTCGTGCCATTTGTCTTGGGAAAGGTTAACAGAGTATGAACTTATTCTAACAAGAGATGGTATTTTCGACTTGCCGGTTTCTTCTAAATTCAGCGAGATGATGATATCTCCAAAGCATCGCCATTCCTTAGGAAAGCACTGGAAACAGACAAGGCCATGCCAGTACTCCAAGCATCGCGGTGGAAATAAAGCAATCAAGACCAGGAACGttataaacattaaaatggcaaaagaaatcaaaatgctTAATGAGGCAATCTCCCCATAGTATCAGGTTTGTTggcagtttttaaaatatattactTCACTTATCATTAACCATCCCCTAAATtgcatgattttgttttcatcaggcCCAAAAACACATGTATCTAGTTCAGCTACTTTCCTTTCATGTTCAATGCTGAATCAGTGATTGAATACGTATCTCTAAGTCTGAAATCCCTCagttaattaaattattgtcacGATTAATACATAgccaaattaaattattgccaaatagccaaattaaattattgtcacACAGCCAAAAAAATGAAGCAGGCAAGTGCACTGTAACTGCTACAACTGAGCAGTCGTAGAATTCAGGAAAGTATCCAATCCACAGCACCTTATTTGTGCTTTGGAATTGATCGACAAGAAGTTGGTATTGGAGTCTTCGTGAACTGTTGgactaaattttcattcaataCAAACAGTGCTAGTATTTCTCTCGTTCTAGTAATTTGCAGTAAATGCAGGACTTTTCACAAAGCTCTGGTGGAGCACTCCCCTTGGGCTTTTGATGAAGCTGTGAAGAACGAAAAAAGCATAGACACTAGAAGTTCTCCTCTGCCAAACATGCGATTAGcggagagaaaaaagaaaaaaaagaactgacggtgagaaagaaaaacgtaGCAGCGATGGTGACGGAGAAAAAGAGGCCAGCTTATTCCTAACTCTTTTTGTGTATATTTGTAAGGGCTTCTAAAGTGGATGCCACAGCTGCTCTTTCCGCACTTGATGACACCCTATCAACACCTCACATTTCAAGGCGTTCCCAGTCAGACACAGAATGGACTCCTAGTTTTAGCGCTGGACGTGATTTTCAAGATAGCGAGTCTGAGAGTGAATGCTATTCGAGAACAAAGAGTAGAGTTCTTGACGTTTTCAACTCTTCAATGTCGAATCTTGCAGAGATTGCTGGAAAGCAAAGCATTGATCCTTTTAAGAGTCAGTTAGAACATTGGGAAGATTGCAGTGAAATGGAAAAGCAAACATATGCATGCACAGCTAAACAGGCTTTTCAGTTGGTGTGCCATGTAATAGTTCCTCGTGATGGAGAGAAGTTATTTCAAGTCGTTCAGCAGCAGCAAAATGGTGGCATTGGTTGGGACACTGGCTTGGAGGCTCTTATTGATGCTTATAAAAAAGCTCCATCTAAAGCTCTTAAAACACAAATCCTTAGCATTTATGCTAACAGGTTTACAGCAACAGAATTGAAAGCCCTTCATCGACCTTTTGAAAATCTCAGTGATcgacaaataaaaaaagaaagagctcACAGCTCTTCAACAGGATCTGGTGTTCCTCTGACTAAGATACCACAACATCGTGTCCGACTAGACAAAGGCAAGTTAGATCATTTTATGGAATTTACATCTCGCCCTTACTTCTATCAGGATGTGGCATTTGGGAGCCAAAAACTAAAACTTAAAAGTGGCAAAGAAATGGTGATGCCAAACATAGTGCGTACTGTTGCAAGATGTACCATCATCAATCAGTATCTTGATTTCTGCAAAGAGGAAAATTTTACACCATTGAGTCATGCCACTATGTGGCGAATTCTAGAAGTCCAAGAAGCATCTCAAATGAAGTCTCTGAAAGGGCTTGACAACACAGCAGCTGACGGTGCTGAAGGCTTTGAAGCACTGTTCGAGATTGTAGACCAGTTGGAGGAAGCAGGAGCTGATAAAAGATGGTCttcacaaacacaaaaaaggtTAAAAGAAAGTAAGTTATACTTGAAAACAACCTACCGTGATCACTGTCAAGAGGAAAGCGCGTGTCTGGACCACTGTAGAGTCTTTGCCTTAAGCGATGCTAATGATGCTGATTATCAAACACTCTGTAACCATGAACATGACCATGCATGTCGCGATTGTGAGTCACTAAAGGAAGTAATTCAAGAAATCCAAAGCTCCATTTCTGAGTATTCCTCTAAGATAAATGACAAAGAGAAGGAGGACGATCTTCGATATGAAGCAGGCATTGCGGAGGTAAAAATCAAGGAGTGGAAGGCACATATAATGCGGGCACAGAATCAAGAACAAAGTAAGCAAAACATTTTGCTTTCTCTACAGGAGTACGAGGTCTTTATAATACTAGACTGGGCAATGAAGTTTACACAGATGAAGTTTCGTGAAAAGCAGTCGGAATGGTTTGGAAAGAGGGGAATTAGCTGGCACATATGTTGTGTTATCAGCAGGAAAGAGGAAAAGCTGGAAGTCACCTCATATGCTCACTTGTTCAACAGCTGTACTCAGGATTGGTTCTCAGTGCTATCGATTATCGAAAATGTCATGCCTGTCATCAAAAAAAGCAACCTGGGTATCACAAAGGCCTACCTGAGATCAGATGAGGCTGCCTGCTATCACAATAGCAGCCTCATAGCATCCTTAAGAGATATTGGAGATCGCCAAGGCATTGAGATCGTGAGGTACAATCATTCTGAGTCCCAGCATGGGAAAGATCTCTGCGACAGAATTTTGTGCCCGATGAAAGCCACAATAAGACGTCATTGCAATAAGGCCACGATATCGTCACCGCGCATGATATGCAGATTGCCTTAGCCAAAAGACCAGTTCAGGGAACAACGGCAGCAGTTTTCTGCGTCAATGAAGAGAATAAAAccttgaaaatgaagaagatCGCTAACTATAGTTCTCTACACAATTTTGAGTTTACTCCCGATGGTCTTCGAGTGTGGAAAGCATACAATATCAGAAATGGTAAACTGATTTCATGGGAGAGTATCATACTTTGTCTCAAGGAAGCAATAAGCCTCGTGGAGGAAACACCATTCTTTCCAACCTCAACAagagaaatgtacagaaaaacaaatcagCAGAAAAAAGATGACGAGGATGACGACTCAATTGAATGCCCAAATCCCCAATGCATGCAAGAATTCAACAGCCGCTCCGAGCTGGAAGCTCATCTGAATGTTATAGGACATCACAGCCCAGCAGAGCAAAGGAGAAGAGGACTTTATGACACACTGAGAATTGATTGGGTACAGcgctttcaaaacatttcacttgATGGTAAACAACAGACTCGACACGAAAGTAAAGTAGAATCTGCAACTGCAACAGAAGACGGGTTTCTGAAAATGGGATGGGCACTGCACAAGCCTCGAGGTGGGCAAACACGCTTTTCTGATAAAGTGCGGGTGTACctacaaaaaaagtttgagaTTGGACTTGACAGAAGTAGGAAGGAAGAACCTTCGCAAGTAGCAAGTGATATGCGGAAAGCTCGCAACACAGATGGCATGCAAATGTTTGACAGGACTGAGTGGCTTTctaaattacaaattcaagGATTTTTCTCACGAATGTCTGCCAAGAGAAAACAGTCGACTTTGAAAGAATTCTCCATTGATGAAGAAGACGGTGAAGCTGccgaggaatatgcatgccaAGATAATGAGCAACTGGAGAAAGAAACCAGCGAAGCTGTGGTGGAAGCAATTGGTGTCCGAAATCCACTAATGTATGATGTGTTTAATCTTTGCGAGATGGCCAACGAGAATAAACTCTCTTCTTTCAAATGCAAGATTCTTAAAGAAATTTGCAAGCACTTTGAGATTTCTTTTAACTCAAAAAACTCAAAATCCGAGCTGCTACGAAAGATAACTGAAATGGCAGCAGAATGCTCTTGTGCAAGTAAATAAGAATGTCATTGGGAGTATCAAACGCTTTCACTATCGCTTGAAAGAAGTCGGACTGCGCAGCTAAAACCATTATGCATCGCTCGCTTAAACCTGACTTCCACACAAAGCCGGGTGTATTCTTAAACTGCATAATGTTACACGAATCATATCGGCCTTTCATCTACACGAAACCAGCAGTGAAACTACCTCTCTTTGCAACCGTTCTCAAGAGTGGTCTAAGACCTCGTCCACATAAATATGAGTAAGCAAAATGCACTTGCAAAAATGCCAGGATTCTTGTAAACAGGACATTAATCTTGCGTTTCTTTACTAAACTCCATTCTacgataaaataaaaatccgGATCATTAGCATTATTtgctaagaaaagaaaaaatgtttccTAATAGggattatattatttttattcatatcCATACatattatattaatatataaattaaaacGGAAAGTAgaaaaaaccttttcaaaatacaaaaacgaTGAGAACACCAGCCTAATTTTTCACAGTAAGTACAGTCGTAAAGAATTTGCTTTCcctgtttgaaaaaaaaaaaggcaccTTTGAAACCTTGCATTGCGTGACATTTTactgtttacattttttagaTTATACAGCTTCTTGGTGAGCTATTTAATTGTCTTCTCTTTGTtcgtttgtaaaataaattcttttgGCCAAAATTCAAAGACTGCACTTTGCGTATAACCCTGTGTTTTAAACTAGGCTTCGTTCAATTTTCCAGGATGAGCATGGACCTTCAAGCTCAACCGCCAAAATTGACCTGCGAGGTTAAATAAATCTAATTACGGACAAAGTCacagtttgttttcatattaCCAACGTAAAGTTCTGGTGAATATCTTTAAAAGAAGTCGATTTACAGTTaacattattaattaaaatttatcctAATTGATCATTATACAGCTAGCGTTGGCTCCACTGAAGTAACATTTTTTACTAGAGAAGTGCCAAGTACCGAAAGCAGTAATTACCGCTGACGTAAGTGCGAAAGGCGGCCCAGCATTTTAAGCGGCCGAAACCgaaatcttttcttctttctatTTTAAGTGGTATTTTATTGCATAAGTATTCCCAAAAAAGCTCTAAAGTACAAAATATGGATTATAAACTATTTTGTCTGTGATGCTAAATTGGACTTGCGTGAAGGCTGGTAAGTGTGTATTGAAAACAACGATGaccaaaatgaacaaaatttgtCGCCCTAATGTGCTTAAAGTTCCCTGAAATCCCAATATGTTTTTATGTTTCCctgtttttgaacatttatttcattgttctaaatagatattttgtttaaaagaagCGGGGATTTTGCTCAGTGCCAGGATAAAAATATGCATTTTTGAGCCCTTTCCCACCTTCAGCAAGGTGGGTATAgatcaaaaaatatttattaaataTGAGTTGCTTTTGAAGGCTCAAAGTTGCGGGCTTTACATCTTTTAAGGACCAACTTAAACCTGGGAAGTGAAAATAATCGTTAAAGGTAAAAAACTTTGAAGTGGTTAACTCAGCAATACGCGCTATTTTTACTATTCgtcaatgcaaaaaaattggccGCCGGGCACTAGAACGATTTTCGtctcaaaaatttcattttgaaatatttccaaTAACTAATGCCTTTTACTTTTGGACCAAGATACATTCATGggcaaagtttaaaggaaaTTGATTTTCCAACCCGAAACGCACTGGACCAGTTTTAGAGACTCTCTCTTAAAACCGTGAGTTAACAAACATATGATGTCACTTGTTGGGTAACATTATACCTGTCTGCAAAGGTCTGGCAAGCTCTCATATATTgagatttgtttttttcgggATACTCTTTTTAGATATTACTTTTTCTGAGCAGCAGTGAACTAATTGATTAATCCAATTTGGAACTCTCCTAGGCAGGGACACCTGTATTAGCTATTGCTTGCTTTTGCACAATAtatacaagaacaaaaaagtaggCTACGCACCTCTGACGCTAGCGATGGTGTCTGAAGATTGACCACGTCCTCAACTTTCTTCGGTCTGGCAATATGCCGTCTTTTGAGAACACGTACCCAAAGAATTCTAACTTGTCTTTGCCTTTCTCTCTTAACCGCTGGAATACTGCCTCTAGCTTCCCGTTGTGTTTCCTGTGCGTCTTGCAAAAGACCAATATGtcgtcactgatatttatcgTGCCATCAATACCCTCTAATGTCTCACAAATCatgttttggaaaatttcaGTGGGCCTTGATATACCAATGCTGGGGCCCTTGTATCGCATGAGACCCATGTGAGTGCTGAAGGTGGTAATGTATCTGGATTCCAGCACCAGCTTAAGGTGGTTATAACCCTGAAGGAGGTCTAGCTTACCGAAAATTCTCGCACAATTTAAGTCTCCGATCATCTCTTCCACAGTTGGGGTGACGTTACGCTTGTGTTTGATCGCCTTTTTCAACTGACACATATTAACGCATACGCATATCTTGCCTGTAGACTTCAGGTTTCGGTCAAACCACAATAGGCAAGTTTCGTATTCCCGGCCACAATGGGACGAGTTACTTAAAAACCCACCAAAGTGAGGCTCATGCGGGGAAGAAATGAGTCAACAAGAGCTGCAGCAATGGTGAAGCATCACTGTTGTGCTTTTAGCTGCACAAATAGCACccagaaacagaaaaatgttgaaaaatacCCGGAACTGGCTAATGTTagattttttccatttcctcAAGACAACCCAAATAAGTATTATGCTGCGGGAATGTAAGAACGACAGGGGCGTTTGGGATGGATTGCAGCCTGTCGTTTGGACAGTTTAAATGTTACGAGGCACACCAGAATATGCTCAGTTCATTTCGAAGGAGGTCTTGGCCCGACTAAATTGAATCCTGTTCCATCAACATTTGCATTCCCACAACATCTTCAGAGAAACTTCCGAAAAGTCGTGCTGACCCCGAGGAGAGACATCGAAGGCAGCGAAAGGAAACACCTCAGCCATCGAAGAATAAACTGTTTACGAACCGAAAAAAGCAAGACGAAATGAAACCGGAACAAATGGATCATGGATCGAAAGATTAATATTCTTGTTTTGAAGGAGCTGATACCCCTTTTAGTGAACCCATGTACGTTGATGCCGAGGTCCAAACTGATTTAACAGCCTCCGACATAGATGTAATGGCTGATTGCAAGGAAaagttggaaaacaaaactcagtTAAAAAAGGGATGTTTTTGTTGAGGATATCTGCAGAAACGATCAGACAGTCAGGTTTTACACTGGCATTCCATCACTGGGTTGCTTATTTATGGTGTTCAACTTTTTAAAACCAGTTgctgagaaaatgaaatattggGATGGtaagaaaaagaccgagaaggAAGCTTATCAGGTTGGTGAATGTTGTCTTCAGATGGGATTTCACACCAatatttattcattattataagctacaatttttttcatgtgctGCCTTAAAAAAATGGAGTTTTTTAGTACCTCGCCCAGTCTTCTCAAttggaaataatttaaatGCCTTACTATTTATATCTGcaagtcaaaattaaaattgtgcAGTTTACCATAGATGGCTTCATTTCCAAGGAAAAAGtcttttaacttgaaataacCTTTTATGCAAGCAACTCATAAAGAATTTGGTTGTGCAAATGCACTTGGGTAAAAAAGCCTTTTCAAACCAGTTTacctttaaaataaataaaatattattaatgttaattGTAAGTTATTTCTACTTAATAGGAAGAAAGAGACTGAAACAAGCCAGGCCCCAAAAGACAGGTGCCATTGTTTGCAGAGTTTCTTTTAGTCCTTGTGAGGCTCAGACTTGGTTTGTTGGTTGGTCACCTGGCTGATATTTATTCACTTTCCAAGGGATCTGTGTCCAAAATCTTCACGACTTGGATAACCATGGTTTACCATGTGTTTAAAGACATTTTGATAGTGTGACCTAAAAGGCAGCAAGTAAAGAGACATTTACCAAAGAGTTTTGCCAAGTTTCCTCGAACAAGAGTCATTATTGACTgtactgaaataaaaattcaaaaacccacTGGCCCATCTGCACAGAAAGTTACATGGAGCAATTATAAAAGCTCAAACACTTTTAAACTTTTAGTAGGAATTTCTCCTACTGGTGCTTTTACATTTGTCTCACAACTGTGGTCAGGAGGTGCTTCTGACAGGCACATTACTATGAAATCAGGTTTGATTGACAAATTGGAACCCAATGATGATTGTATGGCAGACAGAGGTTTCAATATCAGAGATTTAGTCACAAAGAGAAGAGCTACTTTAAACATCCCTCCTTTTTCCAAGGGTAAGCAACTTTCCACAAAGGCATGTACACAAACACGACGCATTGCTGCTGTGTGAATACATGTTGAGAGGGCTATTCAAAGGTTAAAGGGTTTCAAGATCCTTCAAGGTGTTTTGCCAATTTCTCTTGCGTTAGTTGCTGATCAAACTGTCACAGTTTGTGCCGCCCTTTGTAATCTAATGAAACCCTTGGTGAAGTAATGTGACTATTAAAGGACATGAATATGATAGTTGAATTTTGTGCTTAAAAGATCCATAATATTGCTGCTGCACAACAAAGTGAATAACTATTTAATATGTACAAAGATGTTAACTGGAGAAAACATTCTGCAAACAAAACCTTTTCCTTGAGTACCAACATTAGCACACTGATTATTTACACAGATATCTCCTTCCCTCAATGAATGCTGACACTTCCAACAGGTAATGTGCTTTCTGTAATTATACCCAAGATCAATTAGAGACTTCTCAAACTGGTAAACCGAAGCTGGGCACTTGTTTCCTTTTGGTAGTGACAGCCTTAACAGCTTTAAAATGCTGTCTTTCGCCTGGGAGGACAGGTTGTGTTTCTGAATCAAAGCGTAAAACATGCCATTGAAGTTCTTTGCTGAAAGTGATGAGCCATCGTAAAGAGGGGTGTTAGCTGCCTC is a window of Acropora palmata chromosome 4, jaAcrPala1.3, whole genome shotgun sequence DNA encoding:
- the LOC141879364 gene encoding uncharacterized protein LOC141879364 — encoded protein: MHDIHTNDSSFTDSDQEAANTPLYDGSSLSAKNFNGMFYALIQKHNLSSQAKDSILKLLRLSLPKGNKCPASVYQFEKSLIDLGYNYRKHITCWKCQHSLREGDICVNNQCANVGTQGKGFVCRMFSPVNIFVHIK